The following are encoded in a window of Brockia lithotrophica genomic DNA:
- a CDS encoding valine--tRNA ligase — translation MAKEPESQISEEGGNAGSSHPQDAPASALPKTYNPREIEPKWAEFWHRHGLFTPVGGEERKTFSVVIPPPNVTGSLHLGHALNSTLQDIYVRYHRMLGYDALWLPGMDHAGIATQVVVERRLAQEGLTRHDLGREKFLERVWSWKEEYAERIRSQWRKLGLSVDFTRERFTLDEGYVRAIREVFVRLYEEGLIYRAPYIVHWDPVAQTVLSDLEVIYKEVEGKLYYVRYPLADGSGHIVVATTRPETMLGDVAIAVHPEDERYRKLVGKEAILPLVGRRLPILADDAVDPEFGTGAVKITPAHDPLDFEIGRRHGLEAVVVIDSYGRMNENAGPYRGLDRFACREKIAEDLAREGYLEKVERHVHAVGHSQRTDAVVEPYLSTQWFVRMKPLAERALAALREGRGPRFVPERFEKIYVHWLENVRDWVISRQLWWGHRIPAWYCEDCGATTVSREDVHTCPVCGSPRVRQEEDVLDTWFSSALWPFVTLGWPEETEDLQRFYPADLLVTGHDILFFWVARMVFMALPFTGKVPFRDVYLHGLIRDEEGRKMSKSVGNVVDPLEVVDTYGADALRFMLSTGVAPGQDMRFRWDRAEAARNFANKIWNATRFVLMNLGNEDLPFDLASPEGILEFAAARTTFAPEDRWILHRLAETAERVTELLERYEVGEAGRALYDFLWDEFCDWYVELAKGPIYDGPPEARRRVRAILAFVLDHAFRLLHPFMPFLTEELWQKLPHTSRVAPVLPHPSRVTSLVLAPWPTTAGVTLEAFRADADVSLLGRFQEIVRLVRNLRAEVGVPPQTKIPLHVRVDAEEASVVFRTFAGAFERLARAELVRVGRDVKRPPTSLTLVFSGGEGYVPLEDLVDLDSEIARLRRELDRLDGELERVRRKLLNPDFTARAPEEVVSKERAKEAEYRELRERVRSRLEELTRAASERRKKS, via the coding sequence ATGGCGAAGGAACCGGAGAGTCAAATCTCCGAAGAAGGGGGAAACGCGGGTTCTTCTCACCCGCAAGACGCGCCTGCATCGGCGCTTCCCAAGACCTACAACCCTCGGGAGATCGAGCCCAAGTGGGCGGAGTTTTGGCACCGCCACGGACTCTTCACCCCCGTGGGCGGCGAGGAGCGCAAGACGTTTTCCGTCGTGATCCCGCCACCCAACGTGACGGGATCGCTGCACCTCGGCCACGCCCTAAACAGCACGCTCCAGGACATCTACGTCCGCTACCATCGGATGCTGGGGTACGATGCGCTTTGGCTTCCGGGAATGGACCACGCCGGCATCGCCACGCAGGTCGTCGTGGAGCGTCGCCTCGCCCAGGAGGGGCTCACGCGCCACGACCTTGGGCGCGAGAAGTTTCTCGAGCGTGTCTGGTCGTGGAAGGAGGAATACGCGGAGCGGATTCGCAGCCAATGGCGCAAGCTCGGCCTCTCCGTAGACTTCACGCGCGAACGGTTTACCCTCGACGAGGGGTACGTGCGGGCGATCCGCGAGGTGTTCGTCCGCCTCTACGAAGAAGGGCTCATCTACCGAGCACCGTACATCGTCCACTGGGATCCCGTAGCCCAGACCGTCCTCTCCGACTTGGAGGTCATCTACAAGGAAGTCGAAGGCAAGCTCTACTACGTGCGCTACCCCCTCGCCGACGGGTCCGGACACATCGTCGTGGCTACCACGCGGCCGGAGACGATGCTCGGCGACGTGGCGATAGCCGTTCACCCCGAGGACGAACGCTACCGCAAGCTCGTGGGCAAGGAGGCGATCCTCCCCCTCGTCGGGCGACGCCTCCCGATCCTTGCCGATGACGCGGTCGACCCCGAGTTCGGGACGGGTGCGGTGAAGATCACCCCGGCACACGACCCGTTGGACTTCGAGATCGGCCGCCGCCACGGCCTCGAGGCCGTCGTGGTCATCGATTCCTACGGTCGGATGAACGAAAACGCTGGCCCGTACCGCGGTCTTGACCGCTTTGCCTGTCGGGAAAAGATCGCCGAAGACCTCGCCCGCGAGGGCTACTTGGAAAAGGTCGAACGTCACGTCCACGCCGTTGGGCACTCGCAGCGCACGGACGCCGTGGTCGAACCCTACCTGTCCACGCAGTGGTTTGTCCGCATGAAGCCCCTGGCCGAACGCGCCCTTGCCGCCCTTCGCGAGGGGCGGGGGCCGCGGTTCGTCCCGGAGCGCTTCGAGAAGATCTACGTCCACTGGCTGGAAAACGTGCGGGACTGGGTGATTTCCCGCCAACTCTGGTGGGGGCACCGGATTCCGGCGTGGTACTGCGAGGACTGCGGGGCGACGACCGTGTCCCGCGAAGACGTCCACACGTGTCCGGTGTGCGGAAGCCCGCGCGTGCGTCAGGAAGAAGACGTGTTGGACACGTGGTTTAGCTCCGCCCTCTGGCCTTTCGTGACGCTCGGGTGGCCGGAGGAAACGGAAGACCTCCAGCGCTTCTACCCTGCCGACCTTCTGGTTACAGGCCACGACATCCTCTTTTTCTGGGTGGCGCGCATGGTCTTCATGGCGCTTCCCTTTACCGGAAAGGTTCCGTTCCGCGACGTCTATCTCCACGGGCTCATTCGCGACGAGGAAGGGCGTAAGATGTCCAAGTCCGTGGGGAACGTGGTGGACCCGCTCGAGGTGGTCGACACGTACGGCGCCGACGCCCTCCGCTTCATGCTTTCCACGGGCGTCGCTCCCGGGCAGGACATGCGTTTCCGCTGGGATCGCGCAGAGGCGGCACGAAACTTTGCCAACAAGATCTGGAACGCCACGCGCTTCGTCCTCATGAACCTGGGCAACGAAGACCTTCCCTTCGACCTCGCCTCTCCCGAAGGGATTCTTGAGTTTGCCGCCGCCCGGACGACCTTTGCGCCGGAGGACCGCTGGATCCTCCACCGCCTTGCGGAGACCGCCGAACGCGTCACGGAGCTCCTCGAACGGTACGAGGTCGGCGAGGCGGGTCGCGCCCTCTATGACTTTCTTTGGGACGAGTTTTGCGATTGGTACGTGGAACTCGCCAAGGGACCGATATACGATGGCCCGCCGGAGGCGCGGAGGCGCGTGCGGGCGATCCTCGCTTTCGTCCTCGACCACGCGTTCCGCCTCCTCCACCCGTTCATGCCCTTCCTCACGGAGGAACTCTGGCAAAAGCTTCCCCATACGTCCCGGGTTGCGCCCGTCCTTCCGCACCCTTCCCGTGTCACGAGCCTCGTCCTCGCCCCTTGGCCGACCACGGCGGGGGTTACGCTGGAGGCCTTCCGCGCCGATGCGGACGTCTCGCTCCTCGGGCGCTTCCAGGAGATCGTCCGCCTCGTCCGCAACCTCCGCGCCGAGGTAGGGGTGCCGCCGCAGACCAAGATCCCCCTGCACGTGCGCGTGGACGCCGAAGAGGCGTCGGTTGTCTTCCGCACCTTTGCCGGGGCTTTCGAACGCCTCGCCCGAGCAGAACTCGTTCGGGTGGGGCGCGACGTGAAGCGCCCGCCTACCTCGCTCACCCTCGTGTTTTCCGGCGGGGAGGGGTACGTCCCCTTGGAGGACCTCGTGGACCTCGACTCGGAAATCGCTCGACTTCGCCGCGAACTCGACCGCCTGGACGGCGAACTCGAGCGCGTGCGGCGAAAGCTCCTCAACCCAGACTTCACCGCCCGCGCGCCGGAAGAGGTCGTGTCCAAGGAACGTGCCAAGGAGGCGGAGTACCGCGAGCTCCGGGAACGCGTGCGTTCGCGCCTCGAGGAACTCACCCGTGCGGCGAGCGAGCGGCGAAAGAAATCCTAA